The following are encoded in a window of Manihot esculenta cultivar AM560-2 chromosome 8, M.esculenta_v8, whole genome shotgun sequence genomic DNA:
- the LOC110620255 gene encoding uncharacterized protein LOC110620255, with amino-acid sequence MNIPIASKPNTTPSINSDANTSAGQCGNCGSKDTCLLHHVRLRGIYRRLCTSCILRLHPSSFCPSCFTFYDSSPPPPSKRQSCSTCPSLTHSHCVPSHPPSPFPFLCPPCADPNFSFFHLDKTNNRSIDKKMATVLLCAAKIAASSMAKAVIVARTEAERRVKEAAVCRKKAREALEHVALVAKRKEVESVEVSGSGNLGKRERGSVDVTVIGSPKNVERIASAGIAKSNGNANKNSSQLEKGLDNGSNAEKKQSLTNNPGNVNVKEEAVKSLVHNNS; translated from the coding sequence ATGAATATCCCAATAGCATCAAAACCCAATACAACCCCTAGCATCAACAGCGATGCCAATACATCTGCTGGACAATGCGGCAACTGCGGCTCCAAAGACACCTGCCTCCTCCACCACGTTCGCCTCCGAGGCATCTATCGCCGTCTCTGCACCTCCTGCATCCTCCGTCTCCATCCTTCCTCTTTCTGCCCTTCCTGCTTCACATTCTACGATTCTTCCCCTCCTCCTCCCTCCAAGCGCCAATCCTGCTCTACTTGCCCCTCCCTCACCCACTCCCACTGCGTCCCCTCCCACCCTCCTTCACCTTTCCCCTTCCTCTGCCCGCCTTGCGCCGACCCCAATTTCTCTTTCTTCCACCTCGATAAAACTAATAATCGAAGCATTGATAAGAAAATGGCCACGGTCCTTCTTTGCGCAGCGAAGATTGCGGCTTCCTCCATGGCCAAGGCGGTGATCGTGGCAAGGACGGAGGCTGAAAGGAGGGTTAAGGAGGCGGCTGTTTGTAGGAAGAAAGCGAGAGAGGCGTTGGAACACGTGGCTTTGGTGGCAAAGAGAAAAGAGGTGGAGTCCGTGGAGGTTTCTGGATCCGGGAACTTGGGGAAACGGGAAAGAGGGAGCGTCGATGTAACCGTCATCGGATCACCCAAGAATGTGGAGCGGATTGCTTCTGCTGGAATTGCAAAGAGCAATGGAAATGCCAACAAAAATTCAAGCCAATTGGAAAAGGGTCTTGATAATGGAAGTAATGCAGAGAAGAAGCAGAGCTTGACCAATAATCCTGGTAATGTTAACGTTAAAGAAGAGGCTGTCAAGTCACTTGTTCATAATAACTCATGA
- the LOC110620827 gene encoding uncharacterized protein LOC110620827 — translation MGGEGVAEAQYVTAKTSVWWDIENCQVPRECDPHAIAQNISSALVKMNYCGPVSITAYGDTNRIHSAVQQALSSTGIALNHVPAGVKDASDKKILVDMLFWAVDNPAPANYLLISGDRDFSNALHQLRMRRYNILLAQPQRASAPLIAAARSVWLWTSLLAGGPPLSDGESQQLGNNSFTSSLDTLQIPVSDAIHIKQPVDSYLDNFNTGSQRNPSLTKQKGKTNRRNLSQTNGSRTSNVPNMPVWTQEDPHNSNSYQPSPYVPKGPLNGPAPDFLPGNPNFTWSEITHAHGNHQNHYPQSVRPNTPAMQHDFAAGSLYPPNIQTETSPLMPARPNGATFTSAPFTNVPDIGNLNISGYPTSFHNPPAAQRRGGEQKHDMKKKASKSVNLNNSQNGYVSQNMPSGYHETPDNRYPSCPEYLQSSSSVRATNVAHVDVIWGTPGCPKPSEYVQGLTGVILLALNTLKSEKIMPIEANIADCIRYGDPKHRNIDVKKALESAIEHQMVVKQNLGAVQLFVGTNEKLWKCVNPIGGNPKEYPKAVWDEIQKYLTSPAGRSAILSSQCRYEAATILKSMCLKELALGNILKILNMVIAIKKWMIVHPQSGWQPLTITLAEAKTELGSASSP, via the exons ATGGGCGGCGAAGGAGTAGCAGAGGCGCAGTACGTCACGGCTAAGACCTCGGTGTGGTGGGATATAGAGAACTGCCAGGTCCCCAGAGAATGCGACCCACATGCCATAGCCCAGAACATCAGCTCCGCCTTGGTCAAGATGAACTATTGTGGGCCAGTCTCCATAACTGCTTATGGAGATACCAACCGGATTCACTCAGCTGTACAACAGGCCCTCTCCAGTACCGGCATCGCACTCAATCACGTCCCTGCTG GTGTTAAAGATGCAAGTGACAAGAAGATTCTTGTAGATATGTTATTTTGGGCAGTGGACAATCCTGCACCTGCTAATTATTTGTTAATCTCTGGTGATCGTGACTTTTCTAACGCACTCCATCAGTTGCGGATGAGGAGATACAATATTCTTCTAGCACAGCCACAAAGAGCATCGGCACCCCTCATTGCAGCTGCTAGGAGTGTATGGCTTTGGACAAGTCTTCTCGCTGGAGGACCGCCACTATCAGATGGTGAATCACAACAGCTTGGTAATAATAGTTTTACATCCAGTTTAGACACTTTACAGATTCCTGTTTCTGATGCCATTCACATAAAGCAACCAGTTGATTCCTACCTTGATAATTTCAATACGGGTAGTCAAAGAAACCCTTCCTTAACTAAACAGAAAGGAAAAACCAACCGAAGAAATTTGAGCCAAACAAATGGATCAAGAACATCGAATGTGCCAAATATGCCTGTATGGACCCAAGAAGATCCGCATAATTCAAACTCTTACCAGCCTAGTCCTTATGTTCCAAAAGGTCCCTTGAATGGGCCTGCTCCAGATTTTCTTCCTGGAAATCCTAACTTTACTTGGAGTGAGATCACTCATGCTCATGGCAACCATCAAAATCACTACCCACAGTCAGTAAGGCCAAATACTCCGGCTATGCAACATGATTTTGCAGCAGGTAGTTTGTATCCACCTAATATTCAAACCGAGACTTCTCCTCTAATGCCTGCTAGGCCCAATGGGGCTACCTTTACCTCAGCACCATTTACCAATGTGCCTGATATTGGTAACTTGAACATTTCTGGATACCCAACCAGCTTTCACAACCCTCCAGCTGCTCAAAGACGAGGTGGAGAACAAAAGCATGATATGAAGAAAAAGGCTTCAAAGTCTGTTAACTTAAATAACTCACAAAATGGATATGTCTCACAAAACATGCCATCAGGATACCATGAGACACCGGACAATAGATATCCCAGTTGTCCAGAATATCTACAATCTTCATCATCAGTAAGAGCTACCAATGTTGCTCATGTTGATGTTATATGGGGAACTCCAGGATGCCCCAAACCTTCAGAATACGTTCAAGGCCTTACAGGAGTTATCTTACTTGCCTTGAACACCCTTAAAAGTGAAAAGATAATGCCGATTGAAGCAAATATAGCTGATTGCATTCGATATGGAGATCCCAAACATCGGAATATTGACGTTAAAAAGGCCCTTGAGAGTGCTATTGAGCATCAGATGGTTGTCAAACAGAACTTAGGAGCTGTGCAGTTGTTTGTTGGTACGAATGAGAAACTGTGGAAATGTGTGAACCCTATTGGTGGTAATCCTAAGGAATATCCAAAAGCAGTATGGGATGAAATTCAAAAATATCTGACATCTCCTGCTGGACGATCTGCAATTCTATCTTCTCAGTGCAG GTATGAAGCTGCTACTATTTTAAAGAGCATGTGCCTGAAAGAACTTGCTTTGGGCAATATACTTAAGATCTTAAACATGGTAATTGCCATAAAGAAATGGATGATTGTACACCCTCAATCTGGTTGGCAACCGCTTACCATTACTCTTGCAGAGGCGAAGACAGAGTTAGGATCTGCATCTTCTCCATAA
- the LOC110620539 gene encoding nuclear envelope-associated protein 2 isoform X1, which translates to MSVLDKPSSSSSISSPSISVGEIDPLLKDLNEKKQSFRRNVVSLAAELKEVRSRLASQEQSFVKETITRQEAESKVKTMEAEICTLQKRLEERNGQLQASSSTAEKYLKELDGLRSQLAATQATADASTSSAQSAQLQCLALLKELDMKNNSLKEHEESVKRLEVQLDNLQKDLKARESSQKQLKDEVLRVEQDIMQAIAKTGAGKDCELRKLLDEVSPKNFEKINKLLVVKDEEIAKLKDEIRIMSAHWKLKTKELETQLEKQRRADQELKKRVLKLEFCLQEARTQTRKLQRMGERRDKALKELREQLANKQQPVAVGNNEKQNFWESSSFKIIASMSMLVLVVFSKR; encoded by the exons ATGTCGGTTTTGGACAAACCATCATCAAGTTCATCAATTTCTTCACCGTCTATTTCAGTTGGGGAGATTGATCCATTGTTGAAGGATTTGAATGAGAAGAAACAGAGTTTTAGGCGGAACGTTGTTTCGTTGGCTGCAGAGCTGAAAGAAGTTAGGAGCCGGCTTGCATCTCAAGAGCAGTCATTTGTTAAGGAGACAATAACAAGACAG GAAGCAGAGAGTAAGGTAAAAACCATGGAAGCAGAGATTTGTACATTGCAGAAGCGATTGGAGGAGAGGAATGGCCAGCTTCAGGCTTCATCTTCCACTGCTGAGAAG TACCTTAAGGAGTTGGATGGTCTTAGATCACAGCTTGCAGCCACTCAAGCAACTGCAGATGCAAGCACTTCTTCAGCTCAATCGGCTCAGCTTCAGTGTTTAGCTTTGTTAAAGGAATTAGATATGAAGAATAACTCGTTAAAAGAGCATGAGGAAAGTGTGAAAAGGCTAGAAGTACAATTAGACAATTTACAAAAGGATCTAAAGGCAAGAGAATCATCCCAAAAGCAACTGAAAGATGAAGTTCTTAGAGTTGAGCAAGACATTATGCAAGCGATTGCCAAGACGGGAGCTGGAAAAGATTGTGAACTTAGGAAATTATTAGATGAGGTATCTCCAAAAAACTTTGAGAAGATCAATAAACTTTTGGTTGTTAAAGATGAAGAGATAGCCAAGTTGAAAGATGAAATAAGAATCATGTCTGCCCACTGGAAGCTCAAAACCAAGGAATTGGAAACACAG TTGGAAAAGCAGCGACGGGCTGATCAGGAGCTGAAGAAGAGAGTGTTGAAGTTGGAATTCTGTCTACAGGAAGCTCGTACTCAGACACGGAAGCTGCAAAGG ATGGGAGAGCGAAGGGACAAAGCTCTCAAAGAACTCAGAGAACAGTTAGCCAATAAACAACAGCCGGTAGCTGTGGGTAATAATGAAAAGCAAAATTTCTGGGAATCTTCCAGCTTCAAGATTATAGCTTCCATGTCAATGTTGGTCTTGGTGGTATTCTCAAAGCGATGA
- the LOC110620539 gene encoding nuclear envelope-associated protein 2 isoform X2, whose protein sequence is MKNNSLKEHEESVKRLEVQLDNLQKDLKARESSQKQLKDEVLRVEQDIMQAIAKTGAGKDCELRKLLDEVSPKNFEKINKLLVVKDEEIAKLKDEIRIMSAHWKLKTKELETQLEKQRRADQELKKRVLKLEFCLQEARTQTRKLQRMGERRDKALKELREQLANKQQPVAVGNNEKQNFWESSSFKIIASMSMLVLVVFSKR, encoded by the exons ATGAAGAATAACTCGTTAAAAGAGCATGAGGAAAGTGTGAAAAGGCTAGAAGTACAATTAGACAATTTACAAAAGGATCTAAAGGCAAGAGAATCATCCCAAAAGCAACTGAAAGATGAAGTTCTTAGAGTTGAGCAAGACATTATGCAAGCGATTGCCAAGACGGGAGCTGGAAAAGATTGTGAACTTAGGAAATTATTAGATGAGGTATCTCCAAAAAACTTTGAGAAGATCAATAAACTTTTGGTTGTTAAAGATGAAGAGATAGCCAAGTTGAAAGATGAAATAAGAATCATGTCTGCCCACTGGAAGCTCAAAACCAAGGAATTGGAAACACAG TTGGAAAAGCAGCGACGGGCTGATCAGGAGCTGAAGAAGAGAGTGTTGAAGTTGGAATTCTGTCTACAGGAAGCTCGTACTCAGACACGGAAGCTGCAAAGG ATGGGAGAGCGAAGGGACAAAGCTCTCAAAGAACTCAGAGAACAGTTAGCCAATAAACAACAGCCGGTAGCTGTGGGTAATAATGAAAAGCAAAATTTCTGGGAATCTTCCAGCTTCAAGATTATAGCTTCCATGTCAATGTTGGTCTTGGTGGTATTCTCAAAGCGATGA
- the LOC110620538 gene encoding glucan endo-1,3-beta-glucosidase 12 isoform X2: MILCTVKEKKNIFTTILHGKLLTLCASGTQLGFSYNARGSIPASSLSRTLSFLEQNNVSGSHIRVLIADHRVLRTLSNSGVSVDLYLNETIVENFTNSRSSAVLWLKTHVITFVPHVNMKSIILKGSNDLSKLSSSLKLIHSVLSSFQFNNEVKVSVEFSLSFLENLNGKQENDLLGVLGFIKKTSSFIIVEGSTDNGVELRMGDLFLKSIIQKSTLAISLLPCNDVAVVMKVKSLIDPSLEEVAEFAAKFLKSLENTQIAGQITELYAEVSSAEDFSEKELEREHEQIFPSSRRELLKTTSHDTINPPGTVPQDNPTPTIVTVPATNPVTITPTNPASTPIPIPSITPVVVPPMNPSVNPPAPITNPVTTPAPITVPGMQPITNPVTTYPTPPVNVPVTAPVTNPISPPATTNAPAIPGQSWCVAKSGVSETALQLALDYACGMGGADCSEIQQGGSCYNPNTLQNHASFAFNSYYQKNPVATSCDFGGTATVINTNPSTGSCVFPLSSSSSSTSSLPTPTPSTINPVTTPSSPGDGTSGTVTPPSVLNSSSPVPGTTTGFGSDTPPGFNTSTSKSTTMQPSIGCISLITFFIVRIVFLDM, from the exons ATGATTCTTTGTACTgtaaaggagaagaagaacatCTTCACCACCATTCTTCATGGCAAA CTTCTCACTCTGTGCGCTTCTG GAACTCAGTTGGGTTTCTCCTATAATGCTAGAGGGAGCATTCCAGCTTCATCACTTAGCAGAACACTATCATTCCTTGAGCAAAACAATGTCTCTGGATCTCACATTCGAGTTTTGATTGCAGATCATAGGGTTTTAAGGACACTTTCAAATTCCGGTGTGTCTGTTGATCTTTACTTAAATGAAACTATAGTTGAGAATTTTACAAATTCTAGATCATCTGCTGTTTTGTGGCTGAAAACCCATGTAATAACCTTTGTGCCTCATGTTAACATGAAAAGTATCATTTTGAAAGGCAGTAATGACTTGTCCAAGCTTTCATCTTCCTTGAAATTGATCCATTCAGTTCTCAGTAGCTTTCAATTTAATAATGAAGTTAAGGTCTCAGTAGAATTTTCATTGTCATTCTTGGAGAATTTGAATGGAAAACAAGAAAATGACCTGcttggggttttagggtttaTCAAGAAAACTAGCTCCTTTATCATTGTAGAAGGAAGCACTGATAATGGTGTAGAATTGAGGATGGGAGATCTTTTTCTCAAATCAATTATTCAGAAATCAACACTAGCCATTTCTTTGCTTCCTTGTAATGATGTTGCTGTAGTCATGAAAGTCAAGAGCCTTATAGATCCTAGCTTAGAGGAAGTAGCTGAATTTGCAGCCAAGTTCTTGAAGTCATTAGAGAATACTCAGATTGCAGGGCAGATAACCGAGTTATATGCAGAAGTATCTTCTGCTGAAGATTTTTCAGAAAAAGAGCTTGAGAGAGAACATGAACAAATCTTTCCTTCGTCTCGCCGAGAACTCTTGAAAACTACTTCACATGATACAATCAATCCACCAGGAACTGTTCCACAAGATAATCCCACACCAACAATTGTCACTGTCCCTGCAACTAATCCTGTCACTATAACACCAACAAATCCTGCATCCACTCCTATACCAATCCCCTCCATCACACCTGTTGTGGTCCCCCCTATGAATCCTTCTGTTAATCCACCAGCACCAATCACTAATCCAGTCACAACACCCGCACCCATCACAGTTCCTGGGATGCAACCAATAACTAATCCGGTGACAACATATCCTACCCCACCAGTAAACGTTCCTGTTACAGCTCCAGTAACTAATCCTATATCACCTCCTGCAACAACAAATGCTCCAGCAATTCCAGGACAGAGCTGGTGTGTGGCTAAGTCTGGAGTATCAGAAACTGCACTTCAATTAGCTCTGGATTATGCATGTGGAATGGGAGGTGCTGATTGTTCAGAGATTCAGCAAGGAGGGAGCTGCTATAATCCAAACACTCTTCAAAACCATGCCTCCTTTGCATTCAACAGTTATTATCAGAAGAATCCTGTGGCAACCAGCTGTGATTTTGGAGGGACAGCCACTGTCATCAATACTAATCCAA GCACTGGTTCCTGTGTTTTTCCattatcatcgtcatcatcatcGACGTCATCATTGCCAACACCAACACCGTCAACTATAAATCCAGTAACAACACCATCATCTCCAGGAGATGGAACTTCAGG AACTGTTACTCCACCATCAGTGTTAAACTCAAGCAGCCCTGTGCCAGGTACGACAACAGGGTTCGGGTCGGATACTCCTCCTGGTTTCAACACTTCCACATCCAAGTCAACTACTATGCAACCATCTATTGGTTGCATCAGTCTGATCACATTCTTCATAGTCAGAATTGTCTTTTTAGACATGTAG
- the LOC110620538 gene encoding glucan endo-1,3-beta-glucosidase 12 isoform X1: MNLIKNPIWVLFLKPRKQTPLKMAEVASNCLFLFFLQLLTLCASGTQLGFSYNARGSIPASSLSRTLSFLEQNNVSGSHIRVLIADHRVLRTLSNSGVSVDLYLNETIVENFTNSRSSAVLWLKTHVITFVPHVNMKSIILKGSNDLSKLSSSLKLIHSVLSSFQFNNEVKVSVEFSLSFLENLNGKQENDLLGVLGFIKKTSSFIIVEGSTDNGVELRMGDLFLKSIIQKSTLAISLLPCNDVAVVMKVKSLIDPSLEEVAEFAAKFLKSLENTQIAGQITELYAEVSSAEDFSEKELEREHEQIFPSSRRELLKTTSHDTINPPGTVPQDNPTPTIVTVPATNPVTITPTNPASTPIPIPSITPVVVPPMNPSVNPPAPITNPVTTPAPITVPGMQPITNPVTTYPTPPVNVPVTAPVTNPISPPATTNAPAIPGQSWCVAKSGVSETALQLALDYACGMGGADCSEIQQGGSCYNPNTLQNHASFAFNSYYQKNPVATSCDFGGTATVINTNPSTGSCVFPLSSSSSSTSSLPTPTPSTINPVTTPSSPGDGTSGTVTPPSVLNSSSPVPGTTTGFGSDTPPGFNTSTSKSTTMQPSIGCISLITFFIVRIVFLDM, translated from the exons ATGAATCTCATTAAAAATCCCATTTGGGTTCTCTTCCTAAAACCCAGAAAACAAACCCCATTAAAAATGGCCGAAGTAGCCTCTAACTGcctcttcttattcttcttgcaGCTTCTCACTCTGTGCGCTTCTG GAACTCAGTTGGGTTTCTCCTATAATGCTAGAGGGAGCATTCCAGCTTCATCACTTAGCAGAACACTATCATTCCTTGAGCAAAACAATGTCTCTGGATCTCACATTCGAGTTTTGATTGCAGATCATAGGGTTTTAAGGACACTTTCAAATTCCGGTGTGTCTGTTGATCTTTACTTAAATGAAACTATAGTTGAGAATTTTACAAATTCTAGATCATCTGCTGTTTTGTGGCTGAAAACCCATGTAATAACCTTTGTGCCTCATGTTAACATGAAAAGTATCATTTTGAAAGGCAGTAATGACTTGTCCAAGCTTTCATCTTCCTTGAAATTGATCCATTCAGTTCTCAGTAGCTTTCAATTTAATAATGAAGTTAAGGTCTCAGTAGAATTTTCATTGTCATTCTTGGAGAATTTGAATGGAAAACAAGAAAATGACCTGcttggggttttagggtttaTCAAGAAAACTAGCTCCTTTATCATTGTAGAAGGAAGCACTGATAATGGTGTAGAATTGAGGATGGGAGATCTTTTTCTCAAATCAATTATTCAGAAATCAACACTAGCCATTTCTTTGCTTCCTTGTAATGATGTTGCTGTAGTCATGAAAGTCAAGAGCCTTATAGATCCTAGCTTAGAGGAAGTAGCTGAATTTGCAGCCAAGTTCTTGAAGTCATTAGAGAATACTCAGATTGCAGGGCAGATAACCGAGTTATATGCAGAAGTATCTTCTGCTGAAGATTTTTCAGAAAAAGAGCTTGAGAGAGAACATGAACAAATCTTTCCTTCGTCTCGCCGAGAACTCTTGAAAACTACTTCACATGATACAATCAATCCACCAGGAACTGTTCCACAAGATAATCCCACACCAACAATTGTCACTGTCCCTGCAACTAATCCTGTCACTATAACACCAACAAATCCTGCATCCACTCCTATACCAATCCCCTCCATCACACCTGTTGTGGTCCCCCCTATGAATCCTTCTGTTAATCCACCAGCACCAATCACTAATCCAGTCACAACACCCGCACCCATCACAGTTCCTGGGATGCAACCAATAACTAATCCGGTGACAACATATCCTACCCCACCAGTAAACGTTCCTGTTACAGCTCCAGTAACTAATCCTATATCACCTCCTGCAACAACAAATGCTCCAGCAATTCCAGGACAGAGCTGGTGTGTGGCTAAGTCTGGAGTATCAGAAACTGCACTTCAATTAGCTCTGGATTATGCATGTGGAATGGGAGGTGCTGATTGTTCAGAGATTCAGCAAGGAGGGAGCTGCTATAATCCAAACACTCTTCAAAACCATGCCTCCTTTGCATTCAACAGTTATTATCAGAAGAATCCTGTGGCAACCAGCTGTGATTTTGGAGGGACAGCCACTGTCATCAATACTAATCCAA GCACTGGTTCCTGTGTTTTTCCattatcatcgtcatcatcatcGACGTCATCATTGCCAACACCAACACCGTCAACTATAAATCCAGTAACAACACCATCATCTCCAGGAGATGGAACTTCAGG AACTGTTACTCCACCATCAGTGTTAAACTCAAGCAGCCCTGTGCCAGGTACGACAACAGGGTTCGGGTCGGATACTCCTCCTGGTTTCAACACTTCCACATCCAAGTCAACTACTATGCAACCATCTATTGGTTGCATCAGTCTGATCACATTCTTCATAGTCAGAATTGTCTTTTTAGACATGTAG